The Streptomyces sp. DG2A-72 genome includes a region encoding these proteins:
- a CDS encoding response regulator transcription factor, with amino-acid sequence MIRVLLADDQPLLRSGLGALLDAEDDIEVVAEATHGQQTLDLARRHLPDIVLTDIQMPVLDGIEAARRIAADPALARVRVVILTGYGLDDDVFDALSAGAAGFLVKDIAPDDLLHAVRVIARGDALLAPCVTRTVINRLFAQPHRIPAATGLAELTGREREAVTLVAQGLSTRQIADRMVISPLTAKSHIERAKSKLRARGRTQLVAHAYESGLVAPRSH; translated from the coding sequence ATGATCCGCGTCCTGCTCGCCGACGACCAGCCGCTCCTGCGCAGCGGATTGGGCGCGCTCCTGGACGCCGAGGACGACATCGAGGTGGTGGCCGAGGCCACCCACGGGCAGCAGACCCTGGACCTCGCACGCAGGCACCTGCCCGACATCGTCCTCACCGACATCCAGATGCCCGTCCTCGACGGCATCGAGGCGGCCCGCCGCATCGCCGCCGACCCGGCCCTGGCCCGGGTCCGTGTCGTCATCCTGACCGGCTACGGCCTCGACGATGACGTCTTCGACGCGCTGAGCGCCGGCGCCGCCGGATTCCTCGTCAAGGACATCGCGCCCGACGACCTCTTGCACGCCGTACGCGTCATCGCACGCGGCGACGCCCTGCTCGCCCCCTGCGTCACCCGCACAGTGATCAACCGGCTCTTCGCCCAGCCGCACCGCATCCCCGCCGCAACCGGCCTGGCAGAGCTGACCGGGCGGGAACGCGAGGCCGTCACCCTGGTCGCGCAGGGGCTTTCCACCCGCCAGATCGCCGACCGTATGGTGATCAGCCCGCTGACCGCGAAGTCCCATATCGAGCGGGCCAAGTCCAAACTCCGCGCCCGCGGCCGTACCCAACTCGTGGCCCACGCCTACGAATCAGGCCTGGTCGCCCCACGCAGCCACTGA
- a CDS encoding sigma factor-like helix-turn-helix DNA-binding protein codes for MTRTEEFEELRPLLFAIAHRILGSVSGADDAVRATWLHWAATPVRPASTGGHLAAEVTRICTDALRSAHLRREEHGGPWPAEPLLGGFHQDPERPVELADSLLTAALLVLERLSPLERAVFVLREAFGCSICEIASAVGCSQAACRQLVAAIALASDGGREPLPWPAHIAGAQNVARLLAAIVPPLLHVGVTLEERLVNGRPASVFRDRNGKILNALALDVFEGQIKEIHFVVNPGEPGRPDPVAEAYAIIREANQAR; via the coding sequence GTGACCAGGACCGAGGAATTCGAGGAACTGCGGCCGCTGCTGTTCGCGATCGCCCACCGGATATTGGGCAGTGTGAGCGGGGCGGACGACGCGGTCCGGGCGACCTGGCTGCACTGGGCCGCCACCCCTGTGCGGCCCGCGTCGACCGGGGGCCATCTCGCGGCCGAGGTCACCCGGATCTGTACCGATGCCCTGCGGTCGGCCCACCTGCGGCGGGAGGAGCATGGCGGGCCATGGCCCGCCGAGCCGCTGCTGGGCGGCTTCCACCAGGACCCCGAGCGGCCGGTGGAGTTGGCCGACTCGTTGCTGACGGCGGCCCTGCTGGTGCTTGAGCGGCTCTCCCCGCTCGAGCGCGCGGTCTTCGTGCTGCGGGAGGCGTTCGGGTGCAGCATCTGCGAGATCGCATCGGCCGTAGGGTGCTCGCAGGCGGCGTGCCGCCAGCTCGTCGCCGCCATCGCCCTGGCCAGCGACGGTGGTCGCGAGCCGCTGCCCTGGCCCGCCCACATAGCCGGCGCCCAGAACGTGGCCCGGCTGCTCGCGGCGATCGTCCCCCCGCTGCTGCACGTCGGCGTCACACTGGAAGAGCGCCTGGTCAACGGCCGGCCTGCTTCGGTCTTCCGCGACCGGAACGGCAAGATCCTCAACGCCCTGGCACTCGACGTCTTCGAAGGACAGATCAAGGAAATCCACTTCGTCGTCAACCCCGGCGAGCCCGGGCGCCCGGATCCCGTGGCCGAGGCCTACGCGATCATCCGCGAGGCGAACCAGGCCCGCTGA
- a CDS encoding TlrC/CarA/OleB/SrmB family ABC-F type ribosomal protection protein, translated as MRTSQLALDHVTKRYPGRTVLDQVSFTLKPGEKAGLIGDNGSGKSTLLRLIAGRESPDSGELTVSAADGIGYLPQTIPLPPTATVQDAVDLALADLRALQAQLRRAEQGLGNGSDPAALAAYAALLERYEARGGYDADHRVDLALHHLGLPALPRDRRLGTLSGGERSRLALAAVLAGRPELLLLDEPTNDLDDQAVSWLEEQLRAHRGTVLAVTHDRVFLQRLTSTILEAEAGKVTRYGDGYAGYRTAKAAERRSRLQQYEQWRAELARNERLAAGHAARLDGIPRKAPLANFGHGGFRARGRAHGAMARIRNARERAGRLTANPVAPPPEPLAFTAQVETAGDGADAPAAELPCVQLSDVRVADRLHLDSLTLHRSGRLLVTGPNGAGKTTLLKLLAGELRPDEGTVRVPGRVGHLHQDDTPWPPDLTVAEAFALGRTGSADEHTDALLALGLFRPAELRLRIGELSYGQRRRVDLARLVADPADLLLLDEPTNHLSPALIEELEAALAHYPGAVILVTHDRALRSRFRGGHLALPKTARVTVG; from the coding sequence ATGCGCACCTCACAGCTCGCCCTTGACCACGTCACCAAGCGCTACCCCGGCCGCACCGTCCTCGACCAGGTCTCCTTCACCCTCAAGCCGGGCGAGAAGGCCGGCCTCATCGGCGACAACGGTTCCGGCAAGTCCACCCTCCTGCGCCTCATCGCCGGCCGGGAGTCCCCGGACAGCGGCGAGTTGACCGTGTCCGCCGCCGACGGCATCGGCTACCTGCCGCAGACCATCCCCCTGCCCCCGACCGCCACCGTCCAGGACGCCGTCGACCTGGCCCTCGCGGACCTGCGCGCACTGCAGGCGCAGCTGCGCCGGGCCGAACAAGGGCTCGGCAACGGATCGGACCCGGCGGCACTGGCCGCGTACGCCGCCCTCCTCGAGCGGTACGAGGCGCGCGGCGGCTACGACGCCGACCACCGCGTCGACCTGGCCCTGCACCATCTCGGCCTGCCCGCCCTCCCCCGCGACCGGCGCCTGGGCACCCTCTCGGGCGGCGAACGCTCCCGGCTGGCCCTGGCCGCCGTCCTCGCCGGCCGCCCGGAGCTGCTGCTCCTGGACGAGCCGACGAACGACCTGGACGACCAGGCCGTGTCGTGGCTGGAGGAGCAGCTGCGGGCCCACCGCGGCACGGTGCTCGCGGTCACCCACGACCGCGTCTTCCTTCAGCGCCTGACCTCCACGATCCTGGAGGCCGAGGCGGGCAAGGTCACCCGGTACGGAGACGGCTACGCCGGCTACCGCACCGCCAAGGCCGCCGAGCGCCGCAGCCGGCTCCAGCAGTACGAGCAGTGGCGGGCCGAACTGGCCCGCAACGAGCGGCTGGCCGCCGGCCATGCGGCCCGCCTCGACGGCATCCCCCGCAAGGCGCCGCTGGCCAACTTCGGCCACGGCGGCTTCCGGGCCCGCGGCCGGGCGCACGGCGCGATGGCCCGTATCCGCAACGCCCGCGAACGGGCCGGCCGGCTGACCGCGAACCCGGTGGCGCCGCCGCCGGAGCCGCTGGCCTTCACCGCGCAGGTCGAAACCGCCGGGGACGGCGCGGATGCGCCGGCGGCGGAACTCCCCTGCGTCCAGCTGTCCGACGTACGCGTAGCAGACCGCCTCCACCTGGACTCCCTCACCCTCCACCGCTCCGGCCGGCTCCTGGTCACCGGCCCCAACGGTGCCGGCAAGACCACGCTGCTCAAGCTGCTCGCCGGTGAGCTGCGGCCCGACGAGGGAACGGTGCGGGTGCCGGGCCGGGTGGGCCATCTGCACCAGGACGACACGCCCTGGCCGCCGGACCTGACGGTGGCGGAGGCGTTCGCGCTGGGCCGCACGGGCTCGGCCGACGAGCACACGGACGCCCTGCTGGCCCTCGGCCTCTTCCGCCCGGCGGAGCTGAGGCTGCGCATCGGCGAACTGTCCTACGGCCAGCGCCGCCGCGTGGACCTGGCCCGGCTGGTCGCCGACCCCGCAGACCTCCTGCTCCTCGACGAGCCGACGAACCACCTGTCCCCTGCCCTGATCGAGGAACTGGAGGCAGCACTGGCCCACTACCCGGGCGCGGTCATCCTGGTCACCCACGACCGCGCCCTGCGGAGCCGCTTTCGCGGCGGGCATCTCGCTCTGCCGAAGACGGCCAGGGTCACGGTGGGATGA